In the genome of Cryptomeria japonica chromosome 8, Sugi_1.0, whole genome shotgun sequence, one region contains:
- the LOC131027599 gene encoding uncharacterized protein LOC131027599 — MEKRILWVAFLALYFSWTVANARKIVIFEHSGPLMITQEISDVGDSILVREDLHGVVLSEDVQELLPRIAILKERLAEGLLKMSLLAPYISGFPLRDTISRSGETLAFQRAPSQLVCNACVELSKQAEQVLSDPETLENIEELARSICTALPSNFSAQCDEMSKTYIEETIAMLQDYLSKDKLCISTGLCTGDGNIDSGIKVSRNDEISPFDVGDNTTCAVCEQFIEETINYANENKTQSEVISLLHQTCSKLKIFSTECDSLVDYYASLLFMEIGTVNAKEFCQKMSFCGGSASLFLKEQQNCDLCRAAISEIKSELEDPETKMKVIEIMLDSCKRVPAYAKECKKLVFEYGPIILTNMEKYLDSNDICSEIHVCEPLAGKVESNMEFSSFPVIELPSSDFSNNANSK; from the exons ATGGAAAAGAGAATTTTGTGGGTTGCTTTTCTTGCGCTTTACTTCTCATGGACGGTTGCAAATGCCAGGAAAATTGTAATCTTTGAGCATTCTG GGCCACTGATGATAACACAAGAAATTTCTGATGTGGGAGATAGTATCTTAGTTAGGGAGGATTTGCATGGAGTAGTTTTGAGCGAAGATGTGCAAGAACTACTGCCCAGGATTGCGATTTTAAAAGAGAGACTTGCTGAAG GTCTGTTGAAAATGTCACTACTTGCACCCTACATATCTGGATTCCCTTTGAGGGATACAATTTCTAGAAGTGGTGAAACTCTTGCCTTCCAGAGGGCTCCATCTCAATTAGTTTGTAATGCATGCGTAGAGCTTTCCAAGCAAGCTGAACAAGTCTTATCAGACCCAGAGACATTGGAGAATATTGAGGAACTTGCCAGAAGCATATGCACAGCACTGCCATCCAATTTTAGTGCACAG TGTGATGAAATGTCAAAGACGTATATAGAAGAGACAATTGCAATGTTGCAAGATTATCTTAGCAAAGACAAGCTTTGCATTAGTACAGGACTTTGTACTGGAGACGGCAACATTGATTCAGGTATAAAAGTAAGCAGAAACGACGAGATTTCGCCATTTGATGTAGGTGACAATACCACTTGTGCAGTTTGTGAACAATTTATAGAAGAGACAATTAATTATGCCAACGAGAATAAAACTCAATCAGAGGTCATTTCTTTGTTGCACCAGACATGTTCAAAGCTGAAAATTTTCAGTACTGAG TGTGATTCACTGGTTGACTACTATGCTTCACTTCTTTTTATGGAGATTGGAACTGTTAATGCAAAAGAGTTTTGTCAAAAGATGAGTTTTTGTGGGGGTTCAGCTTCTCTTTTTCTGAAGGAACAGCAGAACTGTGATCTTTGCCGAGCTGCAATTTCTGAAATTAAGTCAGAGTTAGAAGACCCTGAAACCAAG ATGAAAGTGATTGAGATAATGCTTGACAGTTGCAAACGGGTGCCAGCTTATGCAAAAGAA TGTAAGAAACTTGTCTTTGAATATGGGCCTATCATCTTGACAAACATGGAGAAATATCTAGATTCAAATGACATATGTTCTGAAATTCATGTTTGTGAACCTCTTGCTGGGAAGGTCGAAAGCAATATGGAATTCAGTTCATTTCCAGTCATTGAGTTGCCATCATCGGATTTTTCCAACAATGCAAATTCAAAGTaa